A genome region from Spirochaetota bacterium includes the following:
- a CDS encoding type 1 glutamine amidotransferase: MIVCIQHVPFETPGYILDWAIVQKKDVAIVTAYTNQDFPVADLVEMLVIMGGPMSVHDERKYPWLVTEKRFIEKVINKKKPVLGICLGAQIIADVLGARVYKNHTKEIGWYEVKRVISKNTVSQILPDTFMAFHWHGETFDIPAGATHIASTGVCANQAFAIDNRIIGLQFHLEITAQGVYDLLENCSDELTENGHIQSKDDIIAGIRYCNHTHAIMDSLLEAFYRELSHIK, encoded by the coding sequence ATGATAGTATGTATTCAACATGTGCCATTTGAAACACCAGGGTATATACTGGATTGGGCAATTGTACAAAAAAAAGATGTGGCGATAGTTACTGCATATACAAACCAAGATTTTCCTGTTGCTGATTTGGTTGAGATGCTTGTTATTATGGGTGGTCCTATGAGCGTTCACGATGAACGAAAATACCCATGGCTTGTTACGGAGAAGCGCTTTATAGAAAAAGTAATAAACAAAAAGAAACCTGTTTTAGGAATTTGTCTTGGTGCTCAAATTATTGCCGACGTACTGGGAGCACGAGTATATAAAAATCATACAAAAGAAATTGGTTGGTATGAGGTTAAAAGGGTTATATCAAAAAATACTGTTTCACAAATTTTACCAGATACTTTTATGGCATTTCACTGGCATGGTGAAACATTTGATATACCTGCAGGAGCTACTCATATTGCTTCTACTGGTGTATGTGCCAATCAGGCGTTTGCCATTGATAATAGAATAATAGGCTTGCAGTTTCATTTAGAGATTACTGCACAGGGTGTGTATGATCTTTTAGAAAATTGCAGTGATGAGCTTACGGAAAATGGCCATATCCAGAGTAAAGACGATATTATAGCAGGTATTCGTTACTGCAATCATACTCATGCAATCATGGATTCACTGCTTGAAGCTTTTTACCGTGAACTATCGCACATAAAGTAA
- a CDS encoding ammonia-forming cytochrome c nitrite reductase subunit c552 codes for MEFLNNLIQKIERKHIIIAIGAIVALSFFIYLIGALGPSEPKLVLVGTIPDNEYDPVEWGKVYPFEYESWKKTQEPRPAGKSFYKKGWDTDKVIYDKLSEYPFMALLFKGWGFGIAYNEPRGHWYMRIDQDEIDQSRTKAGGICLNCKTPYMDALVAQYGNSFYSMKWQDAIAKIPPKHKDLGATCIDCHDNKTMGLKINRNAFKEGLAKLGKKEFTRQEMRTLVCAQCHVTYNIPKNDQMQSIGLQHPYEGSSWGNISIENIIKLIKKNANWAEWKQEVTGFKVGFLRHPEFEFFTRQSVHFNAGLACADCHMPYKRVGSFKISDHNVMSPLKDDLFACLKCHPQSKDRLVKQVKEIQDRTISLLLKAGYHEAVVAKLFERVHNQFKDTLASDPLYAQAKDFYLEALYRLIYMGAENSIGFHNPEEAGRILGDSIGFSTKAEGLLRQLLIKKGIDVGQGINLELAKYLNNRGEQKLMFKREQEFTDPFGIVEKTVPRGSLGL; via the coding sequence ATGGAATTTTTAAACAATCTTATTCAAAAAATTGAACGTAAACATATTATTATTGCAATTGGTGCTATTGTGGCACTGTCATTTTTTATATACCTCATTGGAGCGCTTGGACCCTCAGAGCCAAAACTTGTACTTGTTGGAACTATTCCCGACAATGAATATGACCCTGTAGAGTGGGGCAAGGTGTATCCGTTTGAATATGAGTCATGGAAAAAAACACAAGAACCACGGCCAGCAGGTAAAAGCTTTTATAAAAAGGGCTGGGATACAGATAAGGTTATATATGATAAATTATCAGAATATCCATTTATGGCATTGCTTTTTAAAGGGTGGGGGTTTGGCATTGCATATAATGAACCGCGTGGGCACTGGTATATGCGTATTGATCAGGATGAGATTGATCAGTCGCGGACAAAAGCTGGTGGTATTTGTTTAAACTGCAAGACGCCGTATATGGATGCATTAGTTGCTCAGTATGGAAATTCTTTTTACAGCATGAAGTGGCAGGATGCTATCGCCAAAATTCCACCAAAACATAAAGACTTGGGTGCAACCTGCATTGATTGCCATGATAACAAAACTATGGGATTAAAGATTAATAGAAATGCATTTAAAGAAGGACTTGCAAAATTAGGAAAAAAAGAATTTACCAGGCAAGAAATGCGAACGTTGGTGTGTGCACAGTGCCATGTTACCTACAATATACCGAAGAATGACCAAATGCAATCAATTGGGCTACAGCATCCGTATGAGGGAAGTAGCTGGGGAAACATTTCTATTGAAAATATCATTAAACTTATAAAAAAGAATGCCAACTGGGCCGAGTGGAAACAGGAGGTAACTGGTTTTAAGGTTGGATTTTTACGGCACCCTGAATTTGAATTTTTTACACGGCAGAGTGTTCACTTTAATGCAGGACTTGCCTGCGCGGATTGTCATATGCCATATAAACGCGTTGGTAGCTTTAAGATTTCGGATCACAACGTGATGAGCCCGCTGAAGGACGACCTTTTTGCCTGCTTAAAATGTCATCCGCAATCTAAGGACCGATTGGTAAAACAGGTAAAAGAAATTCAGGATAGGACCATATCGCTGTTGTTGAAAGCTGGCTACCATGAAGCAGTAGTAGCAAAGCTTTTTGAGCGTGTGCACAATCAATTTAAAGATACGCTTGCTTCTGATCCATTATATGCGCAGGCTAAAGATTTTTACCTGGAAGCGTTGTATCGTTTGATTTATATGGGGGCAGAAAATTCAATTGGTTTTCATAATCCAGAAGAGGCGGGAAGAATATTGGGTGATTCCATTGGTTTTTCTACTAAAGCTGAAGGTTTGTTGCGACAGTTACTGATTAAAAAAGGCATTGATGTTGGACAGGGTATAAACTTAGAACTTGCAAAATATCTTAACAACCGTGGTGAGCAAAAGCTGATGTTTAAACGAGAGCAGGAGTTTACAGATCCATTTGGTATTGTAGAAAAAACTGTTCCAAGAGGAAGTTTGGGGTTATAA
- a CDS encoding NapC/NirT family cytochrome c, with protein sequence MKYKVYTVLVIFILLLAFGVYATAFFLQKTSTPQYCGSCHVMIPQYEDWFYIGKHTQIACVDCHLPHNNSVNYLLWKGLDGMKDVVLFYTRLYGEVIHSSAHARKTIQANCIRCHSEMVSRIDGSAMQCWDCHRYFYHNIIH encoded by the coding sequence ATGAAATATAAAGTATATACAGTACTTGTAATATTTATTTTACTATTGGCGTTTGGTGTCTATGCCACTGCATTCTTTTTGCAGAAAACATCCACACCTCAGTATTGCGGCAGTTGCCATGTAATGATTCCTCAGTATGAAGATTGGTTTTATATTGGCAAGCATACTCAGATTGCCTGTGTGGATTGTCACCTGCCGCATAACAACAGTGTTAATTATCTTTTATGGAAGGGGCTTGATGGCATGAAGGATGTAGTTCTTTTTTATACTAGGTTATATGGTGAAGTGATTCATTCTTCAGCGCATGCGCGTAAAACAATACAGGCTAACTGTATACGATGCCACAGTGAGATGGTGAGCCGTATTGATGGCAGTGCAATGCAGTGCTGGGATTGCCACAGGTATTTTTATCACAATATCATTCATTAA